A DNA window from Bradyrhizobium sp. CCBAU 53421 contains the following coding sequences:
- the hypE gene encoding hydrogenase expression/formation protein HypE — translation MSLKDYHGKLDVENGRVDLSHGSGGRAMAQLISGLFHQAFGNEWLARCNDQSAFEVAAGRMVMTTDGYVISPLFFPGGNIGSLAVHGTINDVVMAGACPLYLSASFIIEEGFRLSDLRTIAQSMGAAARGAGVNIITGDTKVVERGKADGLFISTTGIGVLADGLDLSADKAVIGDRVLVSGSLGDHGVAIMSTRQNTALQVEIVSDSASLHDLVAVMMAAGGGGIRVMRDPTRGGLAATLNEIAHQSGLGFRLQEAAIPVKPAVAATCELLGLDPIHVANEGKLVAIVAPDVADAVLAAMKAHPLGCDAADIGEAVADDRKFVQMATSFGGGRIVDWLSGEQLPRIC, via the coding sequence ATGAGCCTCAAGGATTATCATGGCAAGCTCGACGTCGAGAACGGACGCGTTGATCTTTCCCACGGATCCGGGGGGCGCGCCATGGCACAACTGATCTCCGGCCTTTTTCACCAAGCCTTCGGTAATGAATGGCTCGCCCGCTGCAATGATCAGTCGGCGTTTGAGGTTGCGGCAGGCAGAATGGTGATGACGACCGACGGCTACGTGATTTCGCCACTGTTCTTTCCCGGCGGCAATATCGGGTCGTTGGCGGTGCACGGCACGATCAATGATGTCGTGATGGCCGGCGCGTGTCCGCTCTATCTGTCGGCTAGCTTCATCATCGAGGAGGGTTTCCGGCTTTCGGATCTAAGGACGATTGCGCAGTCGATGGGCGCGGCGGCGCGCGGTGCCGGCGTTAACATCATCACTGGGGATACCAAGGTCGTCGAGCGCGGCAAGGCGGATGGGTTGTTCATCTCTACGACCGGGATCGGGGTTCTGGCCGATGGGCTCGATTTGTCCGCCGACAAAGCAGTGATCGGGGACCGTGTGCTGGTGTCGGGCAGCCTTGGCGATCATGGGGTGGCGATCATGTCAACCCGCCAGAACACCGCTCTTCAAGTTGAGATCGTCTCGGATTCCGCATCGCTGCATGACTTGGTGGCCGTCATGATGGCGGCCGGCGGGGGCGGCATCCGCGTGATGCGTGACCCCACGCGCGGCGGTCTTGCCGCCACTCTCAACGAGATTGCTCATCAATCTGGCCTCGGGTTCCGTCTGCAGGAAGCGGCCATTCCGGTAAAGCCCGCGGTTGCGGCCACCTGCGAACTCCTTGGGCTTGATCCGATCCATGTCGCCAATGAGGGCAAGCTCGTTGCGATCGTCGCGCCTGATGTCGCTGATGCCGTGCTTGCAGCCATGAAGGCGCATCCGCTCGGGTGCGATGCAGCCGATATTGGCGAGGCCGTAGCTGACGATCGCAAATTTGTGCAAATGGCGACCAGTTTTGGCGGCGGACGAATTGTCGATTGGTTATCAGGCGAACAATTGCCTCGGATCTGCTGA
- the sufD gene encoding Fe-S cluster assembly protein SufD, with protein MKQVVTKTAAGRATDNVFAAAHGRLPGSGLVAHIRARAFEAYERAGLPHRRIEAWKYTDLRTLIGAVLPLAPRPDATALVRAAASVKQTAVDRAVKLVLVDGIFVPSLSDLDSLEDGVAVRSLREVLEDTTDSAMAGLVLSTTTDAVISLNAAMATDGLVITISDGEAVKRPIQIVHVTTGSLVSNFTRSYLQLGQGAHAALVESFASVEGASGYQTNDATIALVGDEASLSHIRLAADAADAVHISSSIIAVGARAKLGLFSMTCSGSVSRYQGFVTLTGEGSKLSANAVNLIRHKQHVDTTMVVDHAVPHCTSREKFRAVIDECGRSVLQGQIVVRPGAQKADATLTTRALLLSDEARADNKPELEILADDVSCGHGSTSGALDGALVFYLRARGLSEKDAQALLIGAFLGEAIEEIAPESLRDFVTAQTEHWMQARR; from the coding sequence ATGAAGCAGGTTGTGACCAAAACCGCCGCCGGGCGCGCAACGGACAATGTCTTTGCCGCGGCGCATGGACGGTTGCCTGGCTCCGGGCTCGTCGCTCATATCCGTGCGAGGGCGTTCGAAGCCTACGAGCGTGCCGGCCTCCCGCATCGGCGCATCGAGGCCTGGAAATACACCGATCTGCGCACCCTGATTGGCGCGGTCCTGCCACTCGCTCCGCGACCCGATGCGACTGCGCTGGTGCGCGCAGCGGCGTCGGTTAAGCAAACAGCAGTCGATCGGGCGGTCAAACTCGTCCTGGTGGATGGTATATTCGTACCGAGCCTTTCCGATTTGGACAGTCTGGAAGACGGGGTCGCTGTGCGGTCGCTCCGGGAGGTCCTGGAAGATACGACCGACAGCGCGATGGCCGGCCTGGTGCTGTCGACGACGACAGATGCGGTGATCTCGCTCAATGCGGCTATGGCGACCGATGGCTTGGTGATTACGATTTCTGACGGCGAAGCGGTGAAGCGTCCGATTCAGATCGTTCACGTCACGACCGGATCGTTGGTGTCCAACTTCACGCGTTCCTATCTGCAACTCGGCCAAGGCGCGCATGCGGCCTTAGTGGAGAGTTTCGCCTCGGTTGAAGGCGCGAGCGGCTATCAGACCAACGATGCGACAATTGCCCTGGTTGGTGACGAGGCGAGCCTTTCGCATATCCGACTGGCGGCCGACGCCGCTGACGCGGTGCATATCTCATCAAGCATCATCGCGGTCGGCGCCAGGGCGAAGCTGGGTCTCTTCAGCATGACCTGCAGCGGCTCCGTCAGTCGCTACCAGGGATTCGTCACGCTGACTGGCGAGGGATCCAAGCTCTCGGCGAACGCCGTCAATCTCATCAGGCACAAGCAGCACGTCGACACGACAATGGTGGTCGATCACGCCGTGCCACATTGCACCAGTCGGGAGAAGTTCCGTGCGGTCATCGACGAATGCGGCCGTTCGGTGCTCCAAGGCCAGATTGTCGTTCGTCCTGGCGCGCAGAAGGCGGACGCCACCCTGACGACGCGAGCGCTGCTTCTGTCCGACGAGGCCCGGGCCGACAACAAGCCCGAACTCGAAATCTTGGCCGACGACGTGAGTTGCGGCCACGGATCGACGTCAGGTGCGCTGGACGGTGCTCTCGTATTTTATCTGCGTGCTCGTGGTCTATCCGAGAAGGACGCGCAGGCGTTGCTGATTGGAGCATTCCTGGGCGAGGCGATTGAGGAAATCGCCCCCGAGAGCCTGCGCGATTTCGTGACCGCGCAAACTGAACACTGGATGCAGGCGCGGAGATGA
- the sufC gene encoding Fe-S cluster assembly ATPase SufC produces the protein MALLEVRDLHVGIEGCEILRGLDLTVNAGEVHAIMGPNGSGKSTLSHVISGKPGYQVSAGQILFNGEDLLAMEANERATRGVFLAFQYPVEIPGATTMNFLRAALNAQRKARAQTEFSTPDFIKRVREVANSLNIPQGMLKRGLNVGFSGGEKKRNEILQMALLEPSLCILDEIDSGLDIDALRIVAGGINSLRSSERAMIVISHYRRLLDYIVPDVVHVMSKGQIRKSGGKELALELEACGYAQFEDAA, from the coding sequence ATGGCGCTACTCGAAGTCCGAGATTTGCATGTTGGTATCGAGGGCTGCGAAATTCTTCGCGGCCTCGATCTTACGGTCAATGCGGGTGAGGTGCATGCGATCATGGGGCCGAACGGCTCCGGCAAGTCCACACTCAGTCACGTTATCTCCGGCAAGCCCGGCTATCAAGTGAGCGCCGGCCAAATCTTATTCAACGGTGAGGACCTGCTCGCGATGGAAGCAAACGAGCGCGCCACTAGGGGCGTATTTCTTGCCTTCCAATATCCGGTGGAAATTCCCGGGGCGACCACCATGAACTTCCTGCGCGCGGCGCTGAACGCCCAGCGCAAGGCGCGAGCACAAACGGAATTCTCCACCCCCGATTTTATAAAACGCGTTCGCGAGGTTGCTAATTCGCTCAATATACCGCAAGGCATGCTCAAGCGCGGCCTCAATGTCGGATTTTCCGGCGGCGAGAAGAAACGCAACGAGATTTTGCAGATGGCGCTGCTCGAACCGAGTCTGTGCATCCTGGACGAGATAGATTCCGGCCTCGACATTGACGCGCTGCGGATTGTCGCGGGTGGCATCAACTCTCTGCGTTCGTCGGAGCGCGCGATGATTGTAATCAGCCACTATCGGCGGCTTCTCGACTACATCGTGCCGGACGTTGTCCACGTGATGTCGAAAGGGCAGATAAGAAAGAGCGGCGGAAAAGAACTCGCGCTGGAGCTTGAGGCTTGTGGCTACGCACAATTCGAAGACGCGGCGTGA
- a CDS encoding cysteine desulfurase: protein MSVHPAMSNGRYEVNRLRADFPALSMTVYGRPLVYLDNAASAQKPKAVLDRMMQVYSSEYANVHRGLHYLANAATEAYEGARAKLAQFVNARLNEEIIFTRSATEAINLVAQTFGRERVTPGDEIVLSMMEHHSNIVPWHFLRERHGAVIKWAPVDDDGNFLLDAFEQLLTRRTKMVAITQMSNALGTILPVKEVVRIAHARGIPVLIDGSQGCVHLNADVCGIDCDFYVMTGHKLYGPTGIGMLYGKSEHLALMPPFNGGGEMIREVSRTGVIYGDPPHRFEAGTPPIVEAVGLGAAVDYINSIGKKQIREHESALLAYAQQQLADINSVRLIGTPAEKGPIISFDMKNAHAHDIATVIDRAGVAVRAGAHCAMPLLKRFGVLATCRASFGLYNTREEIDTLVGALIKARQLFS, encoded by the coding sequence ATGAGCGTGCATCCAGCGATGAGCAATGGCAGGTACGAGGTCAACCGTCTGCGTGCGGACTTTCCTGCGTTGAGCATGACGGTCTATGGCAGGCCGCTGGTCTATCTCGACAATGCCGCCTCGGCTCAGAAGCCGAAGGCGGTACTTGACCGCATGATGCAGGTCTACTCAAGCGAATATGCCAACGTGCATCGCGGTTTGCACTACCTCGCTAACGCTGCGACCGAGGCGTATGAAGGCGCGCGTGCCAAGCTGGCGCAATTTGTGAACGCCCGTCTAAACGAAGAGATCATCTTCACCCGCAGCGCCACCGAGGCAATCAATCTGGTCGCCCAGACCTTCGGCCGTGAACGCGTCACCCCGGGCGATGAGATCGTTCTCTCGATGATGGAACATCATTCCAACATCGTGCCGTGGCATTTTCTCAGAGAGCGCCACGGTGCGGTGATCAAATGGGCACCAGTGGATGATGACGGCAACTTCCTGCTGGATGCCTTTGAGCAGCTCCTGACCCGGCGCACCAAGATGGTTGCGATCACACAAATGTCGAATGCTCTGGGGACCATCTTACCGGTAAAGGAGGTGGTGAGGATCGCGCACGCTCGCGGTATCCCGGTGCTGATCGATGGTTCGCAAGGATGCGTCCATCTGAACGCCGACGTCTGCGGCATCGATTGCGATTTCTACGTGATGACGGGCCACAAACTCTATGGTCCGACCGGCATCGGCATGCTCTACGGCAAATCTGAGCATCTGGCGTTGATGCCACCCTTCAATGGCGGGGGCGAAATGATCCGTGAGGTCTCACGTACCGGCGTCATCTATGGTGATCCGCCGCACCGCTTCGAAGCGGGTACGCCACCGATCGTCGAGGCGGTCGGTCTGGGGGCGGCTGTGGACTACATCAATTCAATAGGCAAGAAGCAGATCCGCGAGCACGAAAGCGCACTGCTTGCTTACGCTCAGCAGCAGCTGGCGGACATCAACTCCGTGCGCTTGATCGGGACACCAGCCGAGAAGGGGCCGATCATCTCCTTTGATATGAAGAATGCGCATGCGCATGATATTGCCACCGTCATCGACCGCGCAGGTGTGGCGGTGCGGGCAGGGGCCCATTGCGCGATGCCGCTGCTCAAGCGGTTCGGTGTTCTGGCGACATGCCGTGCGTCCTTCGGCCTCTACAACACACGTGAAGAGATTGATACGCTCGTCGGTGCGCTCATCAAGGCACGGCAGCTGTTCTCGTGA
- the hypD gene encoding hydrogenase formation protein HypD, with the protein MKYADEFRDKTIAQGLARAIGAEAGARRAYRFMEFCGGHTHAISRYGLEDLLPANVRMIHGPGCPVCVLPASRIDMAIRLVERPEVTLCVYGDLMRAPGSQGQSLMRAKALGADIRMVYSTLDAIRLAEQAPNREVVFFAIGFETTTPPTAVMVRIAEKKRLRGLSVFCNHVLTPSAMHSILENPKMRNIGGVAIDGFVGPAHVSTIIGTQPYEPLVEQFGKPIVIAGFEPLDVMQAILMLVRQVNEGRYEVENQYSRAVTRQGNRRAKDEVSQVFELREQFEWRGLGLVSNSGLMLKRVYAGFDAEARFAMHELRVADNPACECCAILRGAKRPVDCKLFGTVCTPETPIGSCMVSSEGACAAYWTYGRVRDDQVRRLS; encoded by the coding sequence ATGAAATATGCCGATGAATTTCGTGACAAGACCATCGCACAGGGGCTCGCGCGGGCGATTGGCGCCGAAGCTGGTGCGCGACGGGCTTACCGGTTCATGGAATTCTGCGGCGGACACACTCATGCGATCTCCCGCTACGGCCTCGAGGATTTGCTGCCCGCGAACGTTCGCATGATCCACGGGCCCGGTTGTCCGGTCTGCGTTCTGCCCGCCAGCCGGATCGACATGGCGATCCGGCTCGTCGAGCGGCCGGAGGTCACTCTGTGCGTGTATGGCGACCTGATGCGCGCGCCCGGCTCGCAGGGGCAGTCCCTCATGCGCGCCAAAGCGCTCGGCGCAGACATTCGGATGGTCTATTCGACGCTCGACGCTATCCGGCTCGCCGAACAGGCACCAAACCGGGAGGTGGTCTTCTTTGCTATCGGATTTGAGACCACGACGCCCCCGACGGCGGTGATGGTCCGGATTGCTGAAAAGAAGCGGCTGAGGGGCCTCAGCGTGTTCTGCAACCACGTGCTTACGCCCTCTGCGATGCACAGCATTCTCGAGAACCCGAAGATGCGCAACATCGGTGGGGTCGCAATCGATGGCTTCGTCGGTCCTGCACATGTCAGTACGATCATCGGTACGCAGCCTTACGAGCCCCTGGTGGAACAATTCGGTAAGCCGATCGTCATCGCGGGATTTGAACCGCTCGACGTGATGCAGGCGATCCTGATGCTGGTGCGGCAGGTGAACGAAGGCCGCTACGAGGTGGAGAACCAATACAGCCGTGCAGTGACGCGCCAAGGCAATCGACGCGCCAAGGACGAGGTCTCGCAGGTATTCGAACTGCGTGAGCAGTTCGAATGGCGGGGGCTTGGGCTCGTCTCCAACAGCGGACTGATGCTCAAGCGGGTTTACGCGGGATTTGATGCCGAGGCGCGTTTTGCGATGCACGAGCTGCGTGTCGCCGACAATCCGGCATGCGAGTGCTGCGCGATCCTGCGCGGCGCCAAGCGGCCGGTTGACTGCAAGCTGTTTGGAACCGTCTGCACGCCGGAAACACCCATCGGGTCCTGCATGGTTTCCTCGGAAGGCGCTTGTGCCGCGTATTGGACCTACGGCCGAGTTCGCGATGATCAAGTGAGACGGTTGTCATGA
- the sufB gene encoding Fe-S cluster assembly protein SufB, which produces MVAVPETVERVRRIDVDQYRYGFETQIESDKAPKGLSEDTVRFISAKKNEPAWMLEWRLEAYRRWLTMTEPTWARVDYPKIDYQDIYYYAAPKPKKMLSSIDEIDPEILKTYEKLGIPLREVAILEGVEPPPGGEQTPNRKIAVDAVFDSVSVATTFQKELKAAGVIFMPISEAIREHPELVQKYLGTVVPTSDNYFATLNSAVFSDGSFVYVPPGVRCPMELSTYFRINERNTGQFERTLIIADKGSYVSYLEGCTAPQRDENQLHAAVVELVTLDDAEIKYSTVQNWYPGNSEGKGGIYNFVTKRGDCRGRNSKISWTQVETGSAITWKYPSCILRGDNSSGEFYSIAISNGFQQVDSGTKMIHLGKNTSSRIISKGIAAGNSQTTYRGLVSAHRKATGARNYTACDSLLIGDKCGAHTVPYVEAKNSSATFEHEATTSKISEDVLFYCVQRGLSEQQATGLVVNGFAKDVLQKLPMEFAVEAQKLISISLEGSVG; this is translated from the coding sequence ATGGTAGCTGTGCCAGAGACGGTCGAGCGCGTCCGGCGCATCGACGTCGACCAGTATCGATATGGGTTTGAGACGCAGATCGAGTCCGACAAGGCCCCGAAGGGGCTGTCGGAAGACACCGTCCGCTTCATCTCCGCAAAGAAGAATGAACCGGCCTGGATGCTGGAATGGCGCCTGGAGGCGTATCGCCGCTGGCTGACCATGACAGAGCCGACCTGGGCGCGCGTCGACTATCCGAAGATCGACTACCAGGACATCTACTACTACGCGGCGCCGAAGCCGAAGAAGATGCTGTCCTCGATCGACGAGATCGATCCGGAAATCCTCAAGACCTACGAGAAGCTCGGCATCCCGTTGCGCGAGGTCGCGATCCTCGAGGGCGTCGAGCCGCCGCCCGGCGGTGAGCAGACGCCGAACCGCAAGATCGCGGTCGACGCCGTGTTCGACTCGGTCTCGGTGGCGACCACCTTCCAGAAGGAGTTGAAGGCGGCCGGCGTGATCTTCATGCCGATCTCGGAGGCGATCCGCGAGCATCCCGAGCTGGTGCAGAAATATCTCGGCACCGTGGTGCCGACCTCCGACAATTACTTCGCGACATTGAATTCGGCGGTCTTCTCCGACGGCTCGTTCGTCTACGTGCCGCCGGGCGTGCGCTGCCCGATGGAGCTGTCGACCTATTTCCGCATCAACGAGCGCAACACCGGCCAGTTCGAGCGCACGCTGATCATCGCCGACAAGGGCTCCTACGTCTCCTATCTCGAAGGCTGCACCGCGCCGCAGCGCGACGAGAACCAGCTGCACGCCGCCGTGGTCGAGCTCGTCACGCTCGATGATGCCGAGATCAAGTATTCGACGGTGCAGAACTGGTACCCGGGCAATTCGGAAGGCAAGGGCGGTATCTACAATTTTGTCACCAAGCGTGGCGACTGCCGCGGCAGGAACTCCAAGATCTCCTGGACCCAGGTCGAGACCGGCTCGGCGATCACCTGGAAATATCCGAGCTGCATCCTGCGCGGCGACAATTCGAGCGGCGAGTTCTACTCGATCGCGATCTCGAACGGTTTCCAGCAGGTCGATAGCGGCACCAAGATGATTCACCTCGGCAAGAACACGTCGAGCCGGATCATTTCGAAGGGCATCGCCGCCGGCAACTCGCAGACCACCTATCGCGGCCTGGTCAGCGCTCATCGCAAGGCCACCGGCGCGCGCAACTACACCGCCTGCGACTCGCTCCTGATCGGCGACAAATGTGGCGCGCACACCGTGCCCTATGTCGAGGCCAAGAATTCCTCGGCGACGTTCGAGCATGAAGCGACGACGTCGAAGATTTCCGAGGACGTGCTGTTCTACTGCGTGCAGAGAGGCTTGAGCGAGCAACAGGCCACTGGCCTCGTCGTCAACGGTTTCGCGAAAGACGTGCTGCAAAAGTTGCCGATGGAGTTCGCGGTGGAAGCGCAGAAGTTGATCTCTATCTCGCTCGAGGGATCCGTCGGGTAA
- a CDS encoding HypC/HybG/HupF family hydrogenase formation chaperone, with translation MCLSVPAKISKILPDDMAIVSIDGVSLEISIALIEELDVGDSVLVHVGYALSKINPTEAKRTLELLQELGSAGQELR, from the coding sequence ATGTGTCTTTCGGTCCCGGCAAAGATTTCGAAAATTCTTCCCGACGATATGGCGATCGTGTCCATCGATGGGGTCAGCTTGGAAATATCGATCGCTCTCATCGAGGAGCTCGATGTCGGCGACAGCGTTCTTGTCCATGTCGGCTACGCGCTATCCAAGATTAACCCGACAGAAGCCAAGCGCACGTTGGAGCTCTTGCAGGAGCTGGGCAGTGCAGGGCAGGAACTCCGATGA
- a CDS encoding 4Fe-4S binding protein: MAYKIIASQCTVCGACEFECPNAAISLKNDIYVINPAQCTQCEGHFDAPQCAVVCPVPDTCVPA; encoded by the coding sequence ATGGCCTACAAGATAATCGCGTCCCAGTGCACCGTCTGTGGCGCGTGTGAGTTCGAATGTCCGAACGCGGCGATTAGCCTGAAAAACGACATATATGTGATCAATCCGGCCCAGTGCACTCAATGTGAAGGTCATTTTGACGCGCCGCAATGCGCTGTCGTTTGCCCAGTGCCCGACACCTGCGTACCGGCATAG
- the ald gene encoding alanine dehydrogenase, with product MKVGVPKEIKAHEYRVGLTPGAVREYVAAGHRVMIETNAGAGIGATDDDYRAAGATILDSAGEIFASSEMIVKVKEPQPSEWSQLRESQILFTYLHLAPDPEQAKGLLKSGCTAIAYETVTDAHGGLPLLAPMSEVAGRLAIEAAGSALKRSAGGRGLLIGGVPGVQPARIVVIGGGVVGTHAARMAVGLGAEVTIIDRSIPRLRELDELFEGRVRTRFSTIESVEEEVFVADVVIGAVLVPGASAPKLVRRSMLSSMRKRAVIVDVAIDQGGCFETSHPTTHADPTYEVDGIIHYCVANMPGAVPLTSSQALNNATLPFGLALANKGFAAVLENPHLRAGLNVHRGRLTYKAVADSLGLPFSPIEQAAA from the coding sequence ATGAAGGTCGGAGTCCCCAAGGAAATCAAGGCGCACGAATATCGCGTGGGCCTTACCCCTGGAGCCGTCCGCGAATACGTGGCAGCGGGCCACCGCGTGATGATCGAGACCAATGCCGGCGCCGGCATTGGTGCAACCGATGACGATTATCGCGCCGCCGGCGCAACGATTCTCGATTCCGCAGGCGAAATATTCGCGTCGAGCGAGATGATCGTAAAGGTTAAGGAGCCTCAGCCGTCCGAATGGAGCCAACTGCGGGAGAGCCAGATCCTCTTCACTTACCTGCATCTGGCGCCAGACCCGGAGCAGGCCAAGGGGCTCCTGAAATCTGGGTGCACCGCGATCGCTTATGAGACCGTAACTGATGCCCATGGTGGTCTTCCGCTGCTGGCGCCGATGAGCGAGGTCGCGGGTAGGCTTGCGATCGAAGCTGCGGGTAGTGCGCTGAAGCGCAGTGCAGGCGGACGAGGGCTGTTGATCGGTGGAGTGCCCGGTGTTCAGCCGGCTCGGATCGTGGTGATCGGAGGCGGCGTCGTCGGCACGCACGCCGCACGCATGGCGGTCGGTTTGGGCGCGGAGGTCACCATTATCGACCGTTCGATACCCCGGCTCCGCGAGTTGGACGAGCTATTCGAAGGGCGCGTTCGTACCAGATTTTCCACCATCGAATCCGTGGAGGAGGAGGTATTTGTGGCCGATGTGGTGATTGGTGCGGTGCTCGTTCCAGGAGCGAGCGCGCCGAAGCTGGTCCGCCGGAGCATGCTGAGCTCAATGCGCAAAAGGGCGGTCATCGTGGATGTCGCTATCGATCAAGGCGGCTGCTTTGAGACATCGCACCCAACCACTCACGCTGATCCAACTTACGAAGTGGATGGCATCATTCACTACTGCGTCGCGAATATGCCCGGCGCTGTGCCGCTAACCTCGAGCCAGGCGCTGAACAACGCCACACTGCCGTTTGGTTTGGCTCTGGCCAACAAGGGCTTTGCCGCCGTGCTTGAGAATCCGCACCTGCGCGCGGGCCTCAATGTCCATCGGGGCCGGCTGACTTACAAGGCGGTTGCCGACAGTCTCGGGCTCCCCTTCTCTCCGATCGAACAGGCTGCGGCCTGA